In Haloterrigena alkaliphila, a single genomic region encodes these proteins:
- the pdxS gene encoding pyridoxal 5'-phosphate synthase lyase subunit PdxS, whose translation MTSDDRTDLTELERGTELVKQGFARMQKGGVIMDVVNREQARIAEDAGAVAVMALEAVPADIRKRGGVARMPDPADIEAILDEVSIPVMGKARIGHTMEARILEAVGVDMIDESEVLTPADDAYHIDKREFSAPFVCGARNLGEALRRIDEGAAMIRTKGEAGTGDVNQAVHHQRTIKGSIRKLEGMAHEERERWARENDAPAELVHETADLGRLPVVNFAAGGIATPADAALMMHHGCDGIFVGSGIFGAEEPASMADAIVRATNNWDAPDRLAEISKDIGNGMRGDANASLSDEEKLQGRGV comes from the coding sequence ATGACGAGCGACGATCGAACCGACCTGACGGAGCTCGAGCGAGGCACTGAACTCGTCAAACAGGGGTTCGCTCGCATGCAGAAAGGCGGCGTCATCATGGACGTCGTCAATCGCGAGCAGGCCCGCATTGCGGAAGACGCCGGCGCCGTCGCAGTGATGGCGCTGGAGGCCGTCCCGGCGGACATTCGTAAACGCGGTGGCGTCGCCCGGATGCCCGACCCCGCCGACATCGAGGCCATCCTCGACGAGGTGTCGATCCCGGTGATGGGCAAAGCGCGGATCGGCCACACGATGGAGGCACGGATTCTGGAGGCAGTTGGCGTCGACATGATCGACGAAAGCGAAGTGCTGACGCCCGCCGACGACGCCTACCACATCGACAAACGGGAGTTCTCCGCCCCCTTCGTTTGCGGGGCGCGCAACCTCGGCGAGGCGCTGCGCAGAATCGACGAAGGCGCGGCCATGATCCGCACGAAGGGCGAGGCCGGGACCGGCGACGTAAACCAGGCGGTTCACCACCAGCGCACCATCAAGGGCTCGATCCGCAAATTGGAGGGAATGGCCCACGAAGAGCGCGAACGGTGGGCCCGCGAGAACGACGCACCCGCAGAGCTGGTCCACGAAACGGCCGACCTGGGACGGCTGCCGGTCGTCAACTTCGCCGCCGGCGGCATCGCGACGCCCGCCGACGCCGCGCTGATGATGCATCACGGCTGTGACGGTATCTTCGTCGGCAGCGGCATCTTCGGCGCCGAGGAACCGGCGTCGATGGCCGATGCCATCGTCCGAGCGACGAACAACTGGGACGCCCCCGACCGGCTCGCCGAAATCAGCAAAGATATCGGGAACGGGATGCGCGGCGACGCGAACGCTTCGCTCTCCGACGAAGAGAAACTGCAGGGTCGCGGCGTGTAG
- a CDS encoding xanthine dehydrogenase family protein molybdopterin-binding subunit — protein MSDDPNDPQTDGGTASKPTSEEPQEYEDHPLEWDEPANNNKAPGERKSVSQTAEKFDDRKLVTGQAKYTADYEERFPDLAHAAVVRSEVPHGRVTAIDTAEAEELDGVYAVLTPWSDDVPDAKYTSAGQSYPEPSPWDMNVLNEHVRYVGDPLAAVAAEDATTAAAAVDAIEVEYEEYDHVVDPEEAFDEDAPQLFGDDEVENKIVGHDYDRNRMSNIEGEIGDVDAALEREDAHVHETEWETIRQSHAQIEKHTSLAYTDEDDRKVLITSTQVPNHTRRQLAHLFDIPIRDIRVKKPRVGGGFGGKQAMVVEPIPLALSLAADRPVMYEASRDEEFYAMRSRHPMKVRARTAVTDDGTIEAIDLYALSNTGAYGSHGMTVAGNVGSKPMPLYSKVPNARFEADIVHTNTPQTGAMRGYGAPQGTLALEGHLDEVARDLDLDPIEFRRRHYMEVGDLDEIAGMMGGEGAERRIRSCGLDECIERGKEAIGWDDLEQPSEPHRHRGIGMALSAQGTGVAGDELGAAQIMMNEDGSFHLQVGGVDIGTGADTAFIQIAAEVLGCDEDDIIVKSSDTDNTPFDYGAYASSTTYISGMAVKKAAEDAKERILEWASRMLDESAENLETRDGEVYSEETGETVTLEDVGYESVYGHDDREHILGKGTHSTEESPPPFAAQFVDVTVDEQTGEFEVNQLVVAVDCGVAINPGMAEGQVEGANHMSFEMAVSEGITVDERGRAEVSDFDEYGLPSATETPPIESILVETHEPTGPFGAKSVAEVPTNTVPPALSNAIREAVGVRINEMPVTAEKIKTALDEK, from the coding sequence ATGAGTGACGACCCGAACGATCCGCAGACCGACGGCGGTACCGCGTCGAAGCCGACCTCGGAAGAGCCACAGGAGTACGAAGACCACCCACTCGAGTGGGACGAACCGGCGAACAACAACAAGGCTCCAGGGGAGCGAAAGAGCGTTTCCCAGACGGCCGAAAAGTTCGACGACCGAAAGCTCGTCACCGGCCAGGCCAAGTACACCGCGGACTACGAGGAACGGTTCCCGGATCTCGCTCACGCCGCGGTCGTCCGCAGCGAGGTTCCACACGGCCGCGTGACGGCCATCGACACGGCCGAGGCCGAGGAACTGGACGGCGTCTACGCCGTTCTCACCCCGTGGTCCGACGACGTGCCGGACGCGAAGTACACGAGCGCCGGCCAGTCGTACCCCGAACCGAGCCCGTGGGACATGAACGTGCTCAACGAGCACGTCCGCTACGTCGGCGATCCGCTCGCGGCGGTCGCGGCCGAGGACGCGACTACGGCTGCGGCCGCGGTCGACGCCATCGAGGTCGAGTACGAGGAGTACGACCACGTCGTCGACCCGGAGGAAGCGTTCGACGAGGACGCGCCGCAACTGTTCGGCGACGACGAGGTCGAGAACAAGATCGTCGGCCACGACTACGACCGCAACCGGATGTCCAACATCGAGGGCGAGATCGGGGACGTCGACGCCGCGCTCGAGCGCGAGGACGCGCACGTCCACGAGACCGAGTGGGAAACCATCCGGCAGTCCCACGCACAGATCGAGAAACACACGTCGCTCGCCTACACCGACGAAGACGACCGAAAAGTGCTCATCACGAGTACGCAGGTCCCGAACCACACTCGCCGCCAACTGGCACACCTGTTCGATATTCCGATTCGGGACATCAGAGTGAAGAAACCTCGCGTTGGTGGTGGTTTCGGCGGCAAACAGGCGATGGTCGTCGAACCGATTCCGCTCGCGCTGTCGCTCGCGGCGGATCGTCCCGTCATGTACGAAGCCTCCCGCGACGAAGAGTTCTACGCGATGCGCTCGCGTCACCCGATGAAGGTTCGTGCGCGGACGGCAGTCACCGACGACGGGACGATCGAAGCGATCGACCTCTACGCGCTCTCGAACACCGGCGCGTACGGAAGCCACGGGATGACCGTCGCCGGGAACGTCGGCAGCAAGCCGATGCCGCTGTACTCGAAGGTACCGAACGCTCGCTTCGAGGCCGACATCGTCCACACGAACACGCCACAGACCGGTGCGATGCGGGGGTACGGCGCCCCTCAGGGGACGCTCGCTCTCGAAGGTCACCTGGACGAGGTCGCGCGGGATCTCGACCTCGATCCGATCGAATTCCGCCGGCGACACTACATGGAGGTCGGCGATCTGGACGAGATCGCCGGCATGATGGGCGGCGAGGGCGCGGAGCGTCGTATCCGTTCCTGCGGTCTCGACGAGTGCATCGAGCGCGGCAAGGAAGCCATCGGCTGGGACGACCTCGAGCAACCTTCGGAGCCACACCGCCACCGCGGCATCGGCATGGCCCTGTCGGCCCAGGGGACCGGCGTCGCCGGCGACGAACTCGGCGCCGCACAGATCATGATGAACGAGGACGGCTCGTTCCACCTCCAGGTCGGCGGCGTCGACATCGGCACGGGCGCGGATACGGCGTTCATCCAGATCGCCGCCGAGGTGCTCGGCTGTGACGAGGATGATATCATCGTCAAATCCTCCGACACCGATAACACGCCGTTCGACTACGGCGCGTACGCCTCCTCGACGACCTACATCAGCGGGATGGCGGTGAAGAAGGCCGCCGAGGACGCCAAAGAGCGCATCCTCGAGTGGGCGTCGCGGATGCTCGACGAATCCGCGGAAAACCTGGAGACGCGCGACGGCGAGGTGTACAGCGAGGAGACCGGTGAGACGGTGACGCTCGAAGACGTCGGCTACGAGTCGGTGTACGGTCACGACGATCGAGAGCACATCCTCGGCAAGGGAACGCACTCCACGGAGGAGAGTCCGCCGCCGTTCGCCGCGCAGTTCGTGGACGTGACCGTCGACGAGCAGACGGGCGAGTTCGAGGTCAATCAACTCGTCGTCGCCGTCGACTGCGGGGTCGCGATCAACCCCGGAATGGCGGAGGGGCAGGTCGAGGGCGCCAATCACATGAGCTTCGAGATGGCCGTCAGTGAGGGTATCACCGTCGACGAGCGGGGCCGCGCGGAAGTCTCGGACTTCGACGAGTACGGGCTTCCGTCGGCGACGGAGACGCCGCCGATCGAGAGCATTCTCGTCGAGACCCACGAGCCGACGGGGCCGTTCGGCGCGAAATCCGTCGCGGAGGTGCCGACCAACACGGTGCCGCCGGCGCTCAGTAACGCGATTCGAGAGGCCGTCGGCGTGCGCATCAACGAGATGCCCGTTACCGCCGAGAAGATCAAGACGGCGCTCGACGAGAAGTAG
- a CDS encoding PhnE/PtxC family ABC transporter permease, producing the protein MTVVLAVVGWIVGVDPFLLLSSDARGQMWSLVIEGYPPDVSRDFLLGRTLRGGLLWAIVETFAISIVGTSFAVVFAIPLALASASTVTHQGPLYAGASSSRIVLGYALQRGARLLLSFLRSVPGLVWGFLFVTAVGLGPFAGALALGVHNTGVLGKLYADFLEDTDPMTTEAVASSGATRFQAVCHGMVPQISATVASYTLYRWECTIRSATILGFVGAGGIGYYLVISIQRLQYQKLVTAIVAVFALVVMSDALASRLRARMV; encoded by the coding sequence GTGACGGTAGTTCTCGCAGTAGTCGGGTGGATCGTCGGCGTTGATCCGTTCCTCCTGCTGTCGTCGGACGCTCGCGGCCAGATGTGGTCGCTCGTCATCGAAGGATACCCGCCGGACGTCAGCCGCGATTTTCTGCTCGGCAGAACGCTCCGAGGAGGATTGCTGTGGGCGATCGTCGAAACGTTCGCGATCAGTATCGTCGGCACCTCCTTCGCCGTCGTCTTCGCGATCCCGCTCGCGCTCGCGAGCGCATCGACCGTTACACATCAGGGACCGCTGTATGCTGGTGCGTCCTCCTCGCGAATCGTCCTCGGATACGCACTCCAACGCGGTGCTAGACTCCTGTTGAGTTTTCTCCGATCGGTCCCCGGTCTCGTCTGGGGATTTCTCTTCGTCACCGCCGTGGGACTGGGACCGTTCGCCGGCGCGCTCGCGCTCGGCGTTCACAACACGGGCGTGCTCGGTAAACTGTACGCGGACTTCCTCGAGGATACGGATCCGATGACGACCGAAGCGGTCGCGTCGAGCGGGGCGACGCGGTTCCAGGCCGTCTGTCACGGGATGGTCCCGCAGATATCGGCGACGGTGGCGTCGTACACGCTCTATAGGTGGGAGTGTACCATCCGCTCGGCGACGATACTCGGCTTCGTCGGCGCCGGCGGGATCGGTTACTACCTCGTCATCTCGATTCAGCGGTTACAGTATCAGAAACTCGTCACCGCGATCGTCGCGGTGTTCGCGCTCGTGGTGATGTCCGACGCGCTCGCATCGCGACTTCGCGCCCGGATGGTGTGA
- the npdG gene encoding NADPH-dependent F420 reductase, with protein sequence MEIALLGGTGDIGQGLALRWARDTDHSVIIGSRDADKAERKANEYYSSLKDTGVTPDIAGYSNETAADSAEVVVVSVPPEYAPQTVDTVAPVLGEDDVLVSPAVQMSRDASGFHYDPPEIGSVAEAIDHVAPDSVPVVSAFQNLAAGALSDLENDLEADVVVTGDDSEAKETVTALAEDIDGLRALDGGPLANTGVVESVTPLLINLAMNNDGMHDIGVRFE encoded by the coding sequence ATGGAGATTGCACTCCTCGGAGGAACTGGTGATATCGGTCAAGGACTCGCACTGCGCTGGGCGCGCGACACCGATCACTCGGTCATCATCGGATCGCGGGACGCCGACAAGGCCGAGCGGAAGGCGAACGAGTACTACTCGTCACTGAAAGATACCGGCGTCACTCCCGACATCGCCGGCTATAGTAACGAAACGGCCGCCGATTCCGCCGAAGTCGTCGTCGTCAGCGTCCCGCCCGAATACGCGCCGCAGACGGTCGATACGGTCGCGCCCGTCCTCGGCGAGGACGACGTACTCGTCAGTCCGGCGGTCCAGATGTCGCGTGACGCGAGCGGCTTCCACTACGATCCGCCCGAAATCGGGTCCGTCGCCGAAGCGATCGACCACGTGGCTCCCGACAGCGTACCGGTCGTGAGTGCGTTCCAGAACCTCGCTGCGGGCGCACTCAGTGACCTCGAGAACGATCTCGAGGCCGACGTCGTCGTTACCGGTGACGATAGCGAGGCGAAGGAGACGGTCACGGCGCTGGCCGAGGATATCGATGGCCTCCGGGCGCTCGACGGCGGCCCGCTCGCGAACACCGGCGTCGTCGAGAGCGTGACGCCGCTTCTGATCAACCTCGCGATGAACAACGACGGCATGCACGACATCGGCGTTCGGTTCGAGTAA
- a CDS encoding (2Fe-2S)-binding protein → MQLELELNGQRRTFEAEKSDVLLDVLRRNGYTGPKRGCDTGACGMCTVQIDGEPAMSCVTPAAKVAGSTVETIEGLGSQSDLHPLQQAFVDNSALQCGFCIPGMIMRSKALLETNPDPTETEVREALADNLCRCTGYKKIVEAVLDAADRMDGEQTVAADGGESRCEEFPSTCPREEGRSK, encoded by the coding sequence ATGCAACTCGAACTAGAGCTAAACGGCCAACGACGGACGTTCGAAGCGGAGAAATCGGACGTCTTGCTGGACGTACTGCGGCGAAACGGCTACACCGGCCCGAAACGCGGCTGTGATACGGGCGCGTGCGGGATGTGCACGGTCCAAATCGACGGCGAACCGGCGATGTCCTGTGTCACGCCGGCCGCGAAAGTCGCCGGATCGACGGTGGAAACGATCGAAGGACTGGGGTCGCAGAGCGATCTCCACCCGCTTCAGCAGGCGTTCGTTGACAACTCGGCGCTCCAATGTGGCTTCTGTATCCCGGGCATGATCATGCGTTCGAAGGCGCTACTGGAGACGAACCCGGATCCGACCGAGACGGAGGTGCGGGAAGCGCTGGCGGACAACCTCTGCCGGTGTACCGGCTACAAGAAGATCGTCGAAGCGGTTCTCGACGCCGCGGACCGGATGGACGGTGAGCAGACCGTGGCGGCAGACGGCGGGGAAAGCCGCTGCGAGGAGTTCCCCTCGACTTGCCCCCGTGAGGAGGGCCGATCGAAATGA
- a CDS encoding (2Fe-2S)-binding protein → MEIELTINDESTTVAVESDDDLATVLRRNGYTGVKCGCDSGVCGASKVFVDGDVKMACGVDAQNVDGAEVETIEALGTQDDLHPIQEAFVDHFAVQCGFCIPGMIIEAKSLLATNPDPTEAEVRQAIDDNLCRCTGYQKPVEAILDAADRMRGDRSVAADGGSRIDSHRPDDTAYDGDSNE, encoded by the coding sequence GTGGAAATCGAACTAACGATCAACGACGAATCGACGACTGTGGCGGTCGAATCGGACGACGACCTGGCGACGGTACTGCGACGGAACGGCTACACGGGCGTGAAGTGTGGCTGCGATAGTGGCGTCTGTGGCGCATCGAAAGTGTTCGTCGACGGCGACGTGAAGATGGCCTGCGGCGTGGACGCTCAGAACGTCGACGGTGCAGAGGTCGAAACGATCGAGGCGCTCGGGACGCAAGACGACCTCCATCCGATTCAGGAGGCGTTCGTCGATCACTTCGCCGTCCAATGTGGCTTCTGTATTCCCGGCATGATAATCGAGGCCAAATCGCTACTCGCGACCAATCCCGATCCGACCGAAGCCGAGGTACGCCAGGCCATCGACGATAACCTCTGCCGGTGTACCGGCTATCAGAAACCCGTCGAAGCGATCCTCGACGCCGCCGACCGAATGCGCGGCGATCGATCGGTCGCGGCCGACGGCGGCTCACGGATTGACTCACACCGACCCGACGACACTGCTTACGACGGTGATTCCAATGAGTGA